The following nucleotide sequence is from Drosophila simulans strain w501 chromosome 3L, Prin_Dsim_3.1, whole genome shotgun sequence.
AACGTGTAAATAAGTGATTACAGACTCCGCTTACTTGAAGTTCCTCTTGGGATACTGGTTCTCCAGTATATCAGTAGCTGTGGCTGGCGGGGAGCTGGCTCGCATGCACTTGGTTACCTCCAGCGTGTCCTCGGTGATGGGTTCTAAGCCCACCTTCAATCGATACTCGTTCTTGAGATTCTTGAGCACATCCATACCTCCCAGTCCCAGCAGCGAAACTTTCCACAGCAGCAGGACAACCTTCTTCATGGGGAACTGTGGTGCTGCGCCACTGCAAAACCTTGTGATCATGCCCAGAAGCTTGACGGCCAGGAGTTCGCCATCTGGTAGTGGCGAGTTGATCTCCTGCACAAAGGAGTCGGCCAGCTCCCTGTAGTCCTCGCTGCCCTTTTCCCGTTCATCACGAATAGTTTCTGTGATGATGTAGAGCACAGACAGGATCACCCGGATGTCCGTAGAGTCCACAAGCGTAACGTTGGTGATCTTGACGGCCACAATGTCCGGAGAGCAGGCGCTTTCGATCTCCATGTTGAGCAGGTCGATGAAGGATGCGAAGACGCCGAGTTGGTAGAGCACCAGCACATTGTCCCTGGTGATCTGGTGCTGCTCCTCGTCCGATTGCACCTCCGCCCAGCAGCCTTGAGCCAGGTACAGGATGCACCGGGCGGCCTGCATCCGAAAGGATCGATCGGAGACCTCCAGCTGGTCCACCAGCTTCATCACGATGCCGCGCTGGGAGGCGGAGTCCTGCTTCTGCCAGTTGGGCGGCAGGTCGTACAGCTCCATCTGGTCCTCGAAGGCCTTCACGTTCATCTGAAACTCGCTGAACTCCGTGTAGCTATACAGCTCGGCGATCTCGTTCTGGTAGCCATCCACGTCCGCGTACACGAAGTCCAGGTCGGGCCCGTCGCAGTTGGCGTCCGCATCGTGGGTGTCCTGTTCAAAGGAGTTGTTTATGGATGTGAGCATCATTCCGCAAATCCTTTTTCGCCACACAGGGATCTCTATTGTGTGCGAGcttatgtgtgtgagtgtgggctACGCGTGTATGTGTATCCTgcggcggtgggcggtgcGCCTGGCGTGGGCGTGGTTGCTCCTGCTCGCTGACTTTCTCTCCCCCTTTGTCTTAGTAGCACATGGACGTACTAAGCAATTCGCACTGCATTTCACTGGGAAATTTCGACTGCAATTTGTTTCtcgccaaaaacaaaaacgcacaatggaaaaagaagaaaattcgTACGACCGTTTGctgtgtgggtggaaaataCCAACCAGCAAATGGTGTTGGCTGTCTGGCAAGGCCGTTCGAGCGGATCAGGCAACGACTGATTGCAATTGCCgctattttaaatttaaaataagggTTTTTTTGAATTGGGAACCAACTTTGATATTTCGTGATTATGAATAGTAGTGATAATTTCATAAAGCCCTTGTTATGCTGAATGCtcacaataaaaatttatataaaataagaagCTTAAACCTTTTAAAGTTAGGTACTCTAATTGAAGGCTTTTACTTTcatgtttaaaataagaatGTAGGGCTTAACCGCCACACTTGGCAACTCTGGAAAAGTTGTACTCCTAGTGTGACCAGACCAGAAATAGTGATTACATTATCAAGTGCTTTCACCTACACATATAAATAAGGGTTTTTATAAGTCGCCggtttcagttttatttacgCTGCGAAAGTGAGAAAGTGCCCAGTGCCATTAGTCATTGCTATTACGCCATAAGTAAGCCCAAACAATAATAACCCAGCTGTCGTGATTAAGCACAGCATAATCAGGCCGAAAACACAGCTGGTCGAGGTGAcaagaatatatgtacataaagcagggaaaacaatcgaatcgaatctgAACTTTGCTCCCGATTTTCGCCCATATCAGCGTGAGCTTGCAGAATCTCGGCATTCGCATTCTATATTTGTATCCCTGCATCCAAAACTCACAGCAGATCGTTGTGAAATCGTACACATAGTCGATATATAGCGCAGTAATGGCCGGCCGCTCCATCGTCCACTTTTTTCTGGGGTCCGTGGCAATCGCCCTGGGATCGTACATCTACTTCACCATGCAAGTAATTACCCAGAACACTAACTATCCCTCCAAATTGCTGTCCAATCAACTCGAACAATGGCTTGCATGTGCAATGAGCGGCGGTAACGAGGCAGCCTCGTGGGTAACGTGGGCCAATCCTGGCCAGCTTAAAGGTCACTGTGCGTGGCCACTAGGTTGCGTGACTCACAGGTTGCTGGGATATACGGAGTTGTGTACATATAGCTCTTGACTTTGACCCCGATGAATTATGCAGCGTCACTGTGACCAGATGCCAAGAGTTCTTGAGCGTGATGTATGTAGGATTGGGCGCTGATAGCACCCTCGTAAATGCCTATGAAACAACATACAACTATTCGGAAACCCATTATCACAAAGTCAAATAATCTTGAATGTTTATCGAATGTTTACTACTTTACTACTACTTGCTATTATCTATTTATCTTTTTTGTTAATCAGTAGAAATGtggatttgatttttatgtttttccatTGAATTGTTTAAAACGATTGTTGTTCGATCTGATACACAACGTACACTTCCACACTAGTAATTCATTCACTAAATTTGAACACTCTGCCCGGTTATTATTTGCAGCGTTTAAAGAATGAGTCTCAGGCAGTTTCAGAACATTTCCCGCCAGGCCCTCAGGTGCTACTCGATGAGGCGGACCCTGGGCCCCGTCCTCGAGCTGAGTCGCGGTCAGAGGCAGTGCCTTCGCCTCTGCACCGTCCTGCTTCCCGTGAGCTgtgcggccacgcccacatacGCCACCTCCTCAGCCGCCCAGCACTCCACAGCAGCTGCCGTGAGTAGTGCTGATTGCTAGTTGACTAGATCCTAACCCGTTGACTAACTCAGTTGCTTGTCTCTGCGCCCAACTAAACGAAGTAGCCTTTGCCACTGCCTGTGTTCTCTGTTTTCTGTTGCCTGTTCACTGCAATGAACCGCGTGGACTGGGTCGATTTTGATACAGAATATAGTGTTTCATACACCGATTAAATATAAGGCTATAAATATCTACATTTCTTGATCAAAACATCGACCCAAGCCTTCACACCCACTAGTAATTATCCAATGCTAACTCCCACTTTCCATTGCTTCCAGATCGACATGTCTGCTAACGGAGATTACAAGAACGCCGCCTCGATCTACGAGTTCACCGTGAAGGACACCCATGGCAACGATATTTCGCTGGAAAAGTACAAGGGCAAGGTGGTCCTGGTGGTGAACATCGCCTCCAAGTGCGGCCTGACCAAGAACAACTACCAGAAGCTGACGGATCTGAAGGAGAAGTACGGCGAGCGCGGCCTGGTGATCCTCAACTTCCCGTGCAATCAGTTTGGATCCCAGATGCCGGAGGCCGATGGAGAGGCCATGGTGTGCCACCTGCGCGACTCCAAGGCTGACATCGGCGAGGTGTTCGCCAAGGTAAGACTATTAAAGCTGCTAGCTTAGATTGCTGTAGACCGAGTTACTAAACTTGCTCCACCGCCGCAGGTCGATGTGAATGGAGACAATGCGGCGCCGCTGTACAAATACCTGAAGGCCAAGCAGACCGGCACCCTGGGCAGCGGAATCAAGTGGAACTTCACCAAGTTCCTGGTGAACAAGGAGGGCGTGCCCATTAACCGATATGCCCCGACCACCGATCCCATGGACATCGCCAAGGACATTGAGAAGCTGCTGTAGATGTGCCCTAGACGTTAGCTGCCCTTTGGACTGTGTTTTCGCGTAGCTTTAGCTTGTAACCGCCTGGCCACAGATAGTCTTGTGGCCGGCCACATGCACCGCATGGTATATATATTGTCTACTCCTTACTGGTTTTGATTCCCACCCGCAAACATAATAAACGCCATTCGTGGTTACCACACTATCATCTGGGTGTTTGGCGACGCAGGGCACGTACTTGGATCGGGACTTGGAACTGTATCAATGCGCACTTACCGTGTCAACACTGGCGCGTTTACTTCGCTTGTTCGCAGCAACAATGCTGCTAAGCACATTGATGCCAGACTGGATGCACTGCATCGTCGAAGATCTGGCGATGTTCTCGGCGTCGCAGTATTCTTTCACGGCGCCACAGCTTAACTGGTCTTTACAAGTGTCAAAAAGGagtttgtttttctgcttCCAAgccatatatatttgttaggTGACTGTGAAATTTGGAGATGTCATATTGAGCGGCAAACGAAATTCACAAAAGAAAGATATGATAAATTGAATATTCTTTATATTCTTTAAAGACTTACTTATTCTGTGAGTAGACGATAtctgttttaaaatattcctCCTTACCAATTTGACCTTATTGGTGGTTACATTGAGTgcagaaaaaagcaaaagtacTTCACATTAACCTTTACCTTCTTTCCGAATTCGAGTGCTCCGAGTATTCGCCAAATGCTCGCCAAACTTCGATTGCGCAAGTTTGCCTGACCAGCAccccgaaaaccaaaaaatgcgAATCCGTCAGCCCATTGGGGCGCCGATCTctagctgctcctcctccagtgGAGCAGTTCAACGTCTCGGCCGGATTTCAAGTTCAAACCAGCTGCCTATGGAGCGGCGACTCCGACCTTCCGACAATTACATGAAAATGCTGCAGTCACCATTTACGGATGCCATCGAATTTCGCAGTGGAGATCAGGCGGAGAAAAACCAAACTGAACTGGAGCGAAATTAAAAATCTGTATTGGACTAGCTTCTTGTACCCTAAGGAACTCTTcccaaatcaaaaaaatattttaataaaatcgGATATTAAATGATATGAGATATATGAACGAACTTAGTCccattttctctcagtgctggTGCGTGCCACACAAGTGTGAAGCGATGCCAGCAATTTGTTGAATGCATCATCGCTCAAATGCGATCACTCGAATGCCTTTAATTGTAGAACTGGGTTAAGCATCTGAGACTCATCCCTAAACAGTTTGGTCCAGGTCAGTAGCGGAGCTATCGAAGCTATCGTCGCCATAGTATGTATGCATTGCTATTCCCAGTGCTGCAGTTGACTTTGACACTGATCGCGATCGCGATTGCGAATGCGATCGCTCCCCCAATTTTGATTCCGAATCCGCCCGAAATCCGTATAAATATGCGGAGCACACTCCACGATCGATCAGACAGCGGTCAGCTTTGGTGGTGGTCAGCAGTGATTGGACACACAGCTAGGATTTTTGACTTCGGAGTGGAAACAGGATCAGAACAGGATGTTCCGAGGAGTGCTGGTGCTCCTGCTGGTGGCCTGCAGCCAGGTGGATGCGGCCACCCATGTCAACATCTCGATTGCCCAGCAACCGGCCACGAATCCGGCGGACGTAAAGTACGTCGATGGTATGGCTCCGGCCGAGCTGAGGGCGGGTCCTCAGAGGGATGAGGATCAGCAGTTCCAGCGCATCCAGGAGCGACAGCAGCAGGTGCtatcccagtcccagtcccagcaacaacagcagcagcagcaacaggtgtCTCAaacccagcagcaacagcagccccAGCAGCTATCTCCTCGCCAGGGATTGGGATTGCAGCCGCCGGCTCAGGGTCAGCCACCCATGTCCAAAAACGGACGATTGCCCCGTCGCCGAAATCACAGCCGACGACCCTCCATCCACCAGCAGCCGCCTCATAGTGGCCAATTCCGACAGCGCAACCAGCAGCTCCGCCAGAACCAGGAGTTCGAGCGGTACATCCAATCCTACCACAGCCATGGTCCCACCGTGGAGACGGTAAGTGGAAAGAAGGTGACATGTTCAGCCCTCAAGTAAACTACCTTACCTTCCAGGTCTACGAGTCATCGAATCCGTCCCCGCAGCGCTATACTCAAACCAGCTCCGGAATAAGTTCGTCCTCGTCAGTGGACGATGCTGCTCCCCAGAAGCTGGTGACGATTGGAGGACATCGGTCGCAGCAGCTGCGCATGTTCGAGCGCCAGGTGGCTGCTCCCGTTGCCACCCAGGGACAGAGTGCGAATGTGGAGGCGGCCCAGGACAGCAAGCCCATCTACGAGCCCCAGCAGGCTCCCATTCAAACGGCCAACATTGCGCCGGCGGTGAGCTCCAgttca
It contains:
- the LOC6736631 gene encoding probable phospholipid hydroperoxide glutathione peroxidase isoform X2, coding for MAGRSIVHFFLGSVAIALGSYIYFTMQIDMSANGDYKNAASIYEFTVKDTHGNDISLEKYKGKVVLVVNIASKCGLTKNNYQKLTDLKEKYGERGLVILNFPCNQFGSQMPEADGEAMVCHLRDSKADIGEVFAKVDVNGDNAAPLYKYLKAKQTGTLGSGIKWNFTKFLVNKEGVPINRYAPTTDPMDIAKDIEKLL
- the LOC6736631 gene encoding probable phospholipid hydroperoxide glutathione peroxidase isoform X1 — protein: MSLRQFQNISRQALRCYSMRRTLGPVLELSRGQRQCLRLCTVLLPVSCAATPTYATSSAAQHSTAAAIDMSANGDYKNAASIYEFTVKDTHGNDISLEKYKGKVVLVVNIASKCGLTKNNYQKLTDLKEKYGERGLVILNFPCNQFGSQMPEADGEAMVCHLRDSKADIGEVFAKVDVNGDNAAPLYKYLKAKQTGTLGSGIKWNFTKFLVNKEGVPINRYAPTTDPMDIAKDIEKLL
- the LOC6736631 gene encoding probable phospholipid hydroperoxide glutathione peroxidase isoform X3, whose product is MSANGDYKNAASIYEFTVKDTHGNDISLEKYKGKVVLVVNIASKCGLTKNNYQKLTDLKEKYGERGLVILNFPCNQFGSQMPEADGEAMVCHLRDSKADIGEVFAKVDVNGDNAAPLYKYLKAKQTGTLGSGIKWNFTKFLVNKEGVPINRYAPTTDPMDIAKDIEKLL